In Silene latifolia isolate original U9 population chromosome X, ASM4854445v1, whole genome shotgun sequence, the following proteins share a genomic window:
- the LOC141619769 gene encoding uncharacterized protein LOC141619769 — translation MTMLKKVQAGKVLKALNLGEIETGRGLNQEIGLSRPGDTRWSSHFNSILSLISLYPSTIEVLEDIGSSSKCVDDRAKAQIALDHLESFEFIFMLYLMKVIFGYTNDLCQALQRKDQDIVNAMTLVDLTMAQLQHMRDDGWDNFLETVCNFCVKNKVEVPNMSDFYAPLGRSRRCLHKVVNLHRYRVEIYTCVIDKQVEELKSRFDEKSKELLKCMACLSPENVFASFNKLKLVNLTEFYPKDFTTVDIMRLGDQLDIYYRDMKNDSSFHNLKNLGELSVKLVETRKHIVYNWVYLLIKLALILPVATASVERVFSSMKFVKNKMRNRIGDKLLNHCLVTFIERDYFVRVSDDDIIKRYQNMKSRRMVLD, via the coding sequence ATGACGATGCTAAAAAAAGTTCAAGCTGGAAAAGTGTTAAAAGCACTAAACTTGGGCGAAATTGAAACTGGCAGAGGGTTAAATCAAGAAATTGGGTTAAGTAGGCCGGGTGATACTCGATGGAGTTCTCATTTCAATTCAATCTTGAGTCTTATTTCTTTGTATCCTTCTACTATTGAAGTTCTTGAGGACATTGGATCGTCTTCAAAATGTGTGGATGATCGTGCGAAAGCACAAATTGCACTTGATCATCTTGAGTCATTTGAGTTCATTTTTATGCTATATCTTATGAAAGTTATATTTGGGTATACTAATGATTTGTGTCAAGCATTACAGAGAAAGGACCAAGATATTGTTAATGCGATGACCCTTGTGGATTTGACCATGGCTCAATTGCAACATATGAGAGATGATGGCTGGGACAACTTCCTTGAGACGGTATGTAACTTTTGTGTAAAAAACAAAGTTGAAGTGCCTAACATGAGCGATTTTTATGCTCCTCTTGGAAGATCTAGGCGTTGTCTTCATAAAGTTGTTAACCTTCATCGTTACCGTGTTGAAATATATACGTGCGTGATTGATAAGCAAGTTGAGGAACTAAAAAGTCGCTTTGATGAAAAGAGCAAGGAGTTGCTAAAATGTATGGCGTGTTTGAGCCCGGAAAATGTCTTTGCTTCTTTTAACAAGCTAAAGTTGGTGAACCTTACCGAATTTTATCCTAAGGATTTCACAACTGTTGATATAATGCGTCTTGGAGATCAACTTGATATTTATTATAGAGATATGAAGAATGATTCAAGTTTTCATAATTTGAAGAATCTTGGTGAGCTTTCGGTTAAGCTTGTTGAAACAAGAAAACATATTGTATATAATTGGGTTTATTTGTTAATTAAGCTTGCCTTGATACTTCCGGTTGCAACTGCAAGTGTGGAAAGGGTCTTCTCCTCCATGAAGTTTGTGAAGAACAAGATGAGAAATAGAATAGGAGATAAGCTATTGAATCATTGTTTGGTCACATTTATTGAGCGAGATTATTTTGTACGAGTGAGTGATGATGATATCATTAAGCGCTACCAAAACATGAAATCTCGTCGCATGGTTTTAGATTAA